From Fibrobacter sp. UWR2, a single genomic window includes:
- a CDS encoding LlaJI family restriction endonuclease, with protein MIFLFEQFAYKPGFLEKVLPQKEKGSNWDLPKGFVQRESKGLCKLDGVGYLYNANCKYVEEGQKEKDSTDRIVFVLPKVFLDESGTTAFGQKISADVNFKFDKESKEVPKEFLSNLSLWVCSSIAKYRLSNPADNSIDVPEAPDVRHFDSDKATPSLIDVMNAMKLFYAENQNLFVFTAKNKHSGNNRIDWRRTVAHTQPFMQGDAPIYMELENKKKVFDLDDRLLVLYFSAMHYIEETFGFKMPKSEFYAPIRVNEFRRLLGHRGLVELRRIKHKYFADKFLRLYNIVKAFFEWGGNFSANDYSSEYLLTSKYNNVFEAMIDKLVGDDLPKQMEYLKSQKDNKEVDHLYKDRQLIFADEDQKIWFIGDSKYYKDGNGVEGASIHKQFTYARNIIQYNIDDLLNSGVEDKDYEGLRYRDKTTEGYSVTPNFFIRGEVPEFNQKLAKAQFQDPYFRDNPDPKNEDLIRKDDADLWKDRNRHFENRLFDRDTLLLQVYNVNFLYVLKAFTSKRSSLREEFKRDARDKFRENFLELLNDKYVFWAVWVKNGLLEDFVDYHFRVLAGKAFKPRDLKCLIIALEKEHIMSNDPKENGENLWKEIERSCSMILRVTPYDLWGEAPKKQEKIDFPHARFDSKSRRFRVHKGKIKSTVLNKESQVLAIEKDKEWSGLSFEKIDGAFLNSCGVDLEEA; from the coding sequence ATGATTTTCCTGTTCGAACAGTTTGCGTATAAACCGGGATTCCTGGAGAAAGTCCTTCCCCAAAAGGAGAAAGGCTCTAATTGGGATTTGCCGAAGGGCTTCGTTCAAAGGGAATCTAAAGGGCTTTGCAAACTGGACGGTGTCGGCTACCTGTACAACGCAAATTGCAAGTATGTCGAAGAGGGGCAAAAGGAAAAGGACTCCACCGATAGAATCGTCTTTGTGTTGCCCAAGGTGTTTCTAGATGAATCCGGCACAACGGCTTTCGGTCAAAAGATTTCGGCAGACGTAAACTTTAAATTCGACAAGGAATCAAAGGAAGTACCCAAGGAGTTCCTTTCGAATCTTTCGTTATGGGTTTGTAGTTCTATTGCGAAATACAGGCTTTCTAACCCCGCCGATAACAGTATCGATGTTCCCGAAGCTCCAGATGTACGTCATTTTGACAGTGATAAGGCCACCCCGTCCTTGATTGACGTGATGAACGCCATGAAGTTGTTTTACGCCGAGAACCAGAACCTGTTTGTGTTCACGGCAAAGAACAAACACAGCGGCAACAACCGCATCGACTGGCGCCGCACGGTCGCGCATACGCAGCCCTTTATGCAAGGTGACGCGCCCATCTACATGGAACTGGAAAACAAGAAGAAAGTTTTCGACCTAGACGACCGCCTGCTGGTGCTGTACTTTTCGGCGATGCACTACATCGAAGAGACGTTCGGCTTCAAGATGCCGAAGTCGGAGTTCTACGCACCGATTCGCGTGAACGAATTCCGTCGCCTGCTGGGTCACCGCGGGCTGGTGGAACTGCGCCGCATAAAGCACAAGTATTTTGCCGACAAGTTCTTGCGGCTCTACAACATCGTGAAGGCGTTCTTCGAATGGGGCGGTAACTTCAGTGCAAACGATTACAGCAGCGAATACCTGCTCACGAGTAAGTACAATAACGTATTCGAGGCGATGATTGACAAGCTGGTGGGCGATGACTTGCCCAAGCAAATGGAATATTTGAAATCCCAGAAAGATAACAAGGAAGTCGACCACCTCTATAAAGATCGTCAACTCATTTTTGCTGATGAAGACCAGAAAATTTGGTTTATTGGGGACAGCAAATACTACAAAGATGGGAACGGCGTTGAGGGGGCTTCGATTCACAAGCAGTTTACGTACGCTAGGAATATTATCCAGTACAATATTGACGATTTATTGAATAGTGGCGTTGAAGACAAAGATTACGAAGGGTTGCGTTATCGTGATAAAACGACCGAAGGCTATAGCGTCACGCCGAACTTCTTTATTCGTGGAGAAGTACCGGAATTTAACCAGAAACTGGCCAAGGCCCAATTCCAGGACCCGTACTTTAGAGATAATCCTGATCCGAAAAATGAGGACCTGATAAGAAAGGATGATGCGGATTTGTGGAAAGATCGCAATCGTCATTTCGAGAACCGTCTTTTTGACCGCGACACACTTTTGCTCCAAGTGTACAACGTGAATTTCCTGTACGTGCTAAAGGCGTTCACCTCCAAGCGCTCCTCGCTGCGTGAAGAATTCAAACGTGATGCTCGTGATAAATTCCGCGAGAATTTTCTGGAATTGCTAAATGATAAATATGTGTTTTGGGCTGTGTGGGTAAAAAACGGGCTCTTAGAAGATTTCGTTGACTATCATTTTCGAGTCCTTGCGGGAAAAGCATTTAAGCCTAGAGACCTTAAATGCCTTATAATCGCTCTAGAAAAAGAGCATATAATGAGCAACGACCCAAAAGAAAATGGTGAAAACCTGTGGAAAGAAATTGAACGTTCTTGTTCCATGATTCTACGCGTGACACCATACGATTTATGGGGTGAAGCGCCTAAAAAGCAAGAAAAAATCGATTTTCCGCACGCCCGTTTCGACTCCAAGTCGCGTCGATTCCGTGTGCACAAGGGAAAAATCAAGTCTACAGTATTAAATAAGGAAAGTCAAGTTTTGGCTATCGAAAAAGATAAAGAATGGTCTGGGCTATCTTTTGAGAAAATCGATGGCGCTTTTTTAAATAGTTGTGGTGTAGATTTAGAAGAGGCATAA